From one Anopheles bellator chromosome 1, idAnoBellAS_SP24_06.2, whole genome shotgun sequence genomic stretch:
- the LOC131205342 gene encoding uncharacterized protein LOC131205342 translates to MGCTEWMEMNQKNKPQSNALGSGILTLLTTSSYLAATLYPSYRRQEWAFGHSKSAVMATLLLFHATAVVGLLAAYFLLERYPKRQINYVMITLVTVASIVATAVPHDLYAITVARCLAGLAHGLALPLVLVHGGEILLKELRGVIMAAVNFCMVCGVLLGAVLFTVDTEPLDAYRLIGIVGLCYMLTAALLNYFVCYESPVFLVQRKCDADAIRSMMKLRNESSETWQIRNELTEIKTMLSEDELTSTSIFRDGNLRPLVLLAMAKVASVLSFNYAVNSIKVRTIDRELDADSFSIATVVLLSIRSCIGLAGIFAVDLVGRRALIVVSCVSTAIAMIAMAIAYLATDQLLTVVGMAIFFACEVGASLGLTFVPDVLCSEAFNTRKKSLSIVAVQALEQVLHVIIFAITFDWNFTNQARYGGTLLVAGIPMLVVAYALYRKLPETTKMSIRQARIEFYKRDGIVLGGSKNSVEVLYD, encoded by the exons ATGGGTTGCACCGAATGGATGGAAATGaaccagaaaaacaaaccccagaGCAACGCGCTCGGCTCAG GGATACTGACGTTACTGACCACGTCCTCGTATCTGGCGGCCACGCTCTACCCAAGCTACCGGCGTCAGGAATGGGCGTTCGGGCACTCGAAATCGGCCGTCATGGCCACGCTGCTACTGTTCCatgccaccgccgtcgttgGGCTGCTGGCCGCATACTTCCTGCTCGAGCGGTACCCCAAGCGACAGATCAAT TACGTCATGATTACGCTCGTGACCGTGGCGAGTATCGTGGCGACGGCGGTTCCGCACGACCTGTACGCGATCACCGTCGCCCGGTGTCTGGCCGGGCTCGCCCACGGACTGGCcctgccgctggtgctggtccACGGTGGGGAAATCTTGCTCAAAGAGCTGCGCGGAGTCATTATGGCCGCGGTGAACTTTTGCATGGTCTGCGGTGTGCTGCTCGGTGCCGTACTCTTCACGGTCGACACGGAACCGCTCGACGCTTACCGGCTGATCGGCATCGTGGGGCTGTGCTACATGCTGACGGCCGCGCTCCTGAACTACTTCGTGTGCTACGAGTCACCCGTGTTCCTGGTGCAGCGGAAGTGCGATGCTGACGCGATCCGGAGCATGATGAAGCTGCGGAACGAGTCGAGCGAGACGTGGCAGATACGGAACGAGCTGACCGAGATCAAGACGATGCTCTCGGAGGACGAACTCACGTCGACGTCCATCTTCCGGGATGGCAACCTACGGCCACTGGTGCTCCTGGCGATGGCCAAGGTAGCGTCCGTGCTGTCGTTCAACTACGCCGTCAACTCAATCAAGGTACGCACCATCGACCGAGAGCTCGACGCGGACAGCTTCagcatcgccaccgtcgtcctgCTGTCGATCCGATCGTGCATCGGGCTGGCCGGTATCTTCGCGGTCGACCTCGTCGGTCGACGGGCACTGATAGTGGTTTCGTGCGTTTCCACCGCCATCGCGATGATTGCGATGGCCATCGCCTACCTGGCAACCGATCAGCTGCTCACCGTTGTGGGgatggccattttcttcgcctgcGAAGTAGGTGCCTCACTGGGGCTCACGTTCGTGCCCGATGTCCTGTGCTCGGAAGCGTTCAACACGCGCAAAAAGTCGCTCTCGATCGTGGCGGTCCAGGCGTTGGAGCAGGTCCTGCACGTGATCATCTTCGCCATCACCTTCGACTGGAACTTTACCAATCAGGCCCGGTACGGGGGaacgctgctggtggcgggcATCCCGATGCTGGTCGTCGCGTACGCCCTCTACCGGAAGCTCCCGGAAACGACCAAGATGTCGATCCGGCAGGCCCGGATCGAGTTCTACAAGCGGGACGGTATCGTGCTCGGTGGCAGCAAGAACTCGGTCGAAGTGCTCTACGACTGA